One genomic segment of Bombina bombina isolate aBomBom1 chromosome 4, aBomBom1.pri, whole genome shotgun sequence includes these proteins:
- the SCG2 gene encoding secretogranin-2, translated as MASTRKCCLERCLYLSILLFLMSCVDAASFQYYQDPQQDQDYRMKSIQRLPSPDMLKALEYIESIRKQASRTESIPDYISYQGAPFLSDQKDTNAQGFSPENPKIVSTDDEPELMRAVLEALMQAEKDTKSAPQEKNKPFSNSMDKNIPAELLEDYESNKWPEKKTKSAKFSGRYFDDYSRDNPFKRTNEIVEGQYTPQSLATLQSVFQELGKLKSQTNHKNDRLEDDQKLYKDDEDDMYKANNIAYEDVAGGEDWNPIEEKVESQTEEEVKESKEEVEKTDEMEEEMKRSGLLGLQDEDSEKDNKELESEKLSNLMNYYLRTWMNKMEKGKQNKEKRSPKYPGKYLDSDAIYQLIDISRNLQIPPEDLIDMLRDDDGRKLGGRLESEKEADVPDDLDEVSETTVDKTDLFRNKAGYIKQPASAMLPNVPEDLTVEDMINLMGAEKVSNQKPVYLNQFNQNDGLPRSHSMFGKSKGHKAAWLNDLEKRQIEYEPRSDKEEDVAEYMVKMLSRYPELLGSNPNRRLGASYTPDELQELEKQYEKALKSYMSLRGLQDLDNLLKGNRRFSMVKEGDDTQGKQYVDEDMLMKILEYLNQEKADKMRDHGVKRSMENM; from the coding sequence ATGGCATCTACAAGGAAGTGCTGTCTTGAAAGATGTCTGTACTTGTCGATCTTACTGTTCTTAATGTCTTGTGTGGATGCTGCATCATTTCAATATTACCAAGACCCACAGCAGGACCAAGATTACAGAATGAAAAGTATTCAGAGGCTTCCCAGCCCAGATATGTTAAAAGCTTTGGAATACATTGAGTCAATCAGAAAACAAGCAAGCAGAACAGAGAGTATACCAGACTATATATCATACCAAGGGGCACCATTCCTCTCTGACCAGAAGGACACCAATGCACAGGGATTTTCACCAGAGAATCCTAAAATTGTCTCCACTGATGATGAACCTGAGTTGATGAGAGCTGTACTTGAAGCCCTGATGCAGGCTGAAAAAGACACAAAATCTGCACCTCAAGAAAAAAATAAGCCATTCAGCAACAGTATGGATAAGAACATTCCAGCTGAACTGCTTGAAGACTATGAGTCAAATAAgtggcctgaaaaaaaaacaaaaagtgcaAAATTTTCTGGTAGGTACTTTGATGATTATTCTAGAGACAATCCATTCAAGCGTACCAATGAAATAGTGGAAGGTCAGTACACTCCTCAAAGCCTAGCCACTTTACAGTCTGTTTTCCAGGAGTTGGGAAAATTAAAAAGTCAGACTAATCATAAAAATGACAGGTTAGAAGACGACCAGAAGCTCTATAAGGATGATGAGGATGACATGTATAAAGCCAACAACATTGCTTATGAAGATGTTGCAGGGGGTGAAGACTGGAATCCTATTGAGGAGAAGGTTGAAAGTCAAACAGAAGAAGAAGTAAAAGAAAGCAAAGAAGAAGTAGAGAAAACAGATGAAATGGAGGAAGAGATGAAAAGGTCAGGATTGCTTGGTTTACAAGATGAGGATTCAGAGAAAGATAACAAGGAACTAGAATCTGAGAAACTATCAAATTTGATGAACTATTACTTGAGGACATGGATGAATAAGATGGAAAAGGGTAAACAGAATAAAGAGAAACGATCTCCAAAGTACCCTGGAAAATATCTTGACTCTGATGCAATTTACCAGTTGATAGATATATCCAGAAATTTACAAATTCCACCAGAAGATCTAATTGACATGCTGAGGGATGATGATGGTAGAAAACTTGGAGGAAGGCTGGAATCTGAAAAAGAAGCTGATGTCCCTGATGATCTAGATGAAGTTTCTGAAACTACTGTGGATAAGACAGATCTTTTTAGAAACAAAGCTGGATATATTAAGCAGCCTGCAAGTGCTATGCTGCCCAATGTTCCTGAAGACCTGACAGTGGAGGATATGATAAATCTAATGGGTGCAGAAAAGGTGTCAAATCAAAAGCCTGTATATCTGAATCAGTTCAACCAAAATGATGGCTTACCAAGATCCCATTCTATGTTTGGAAAGTCTAAGGGACATAAAGCTGCCTGGCTAAATGATTTAGAAAAGAGGCAAATTGAATATGAGCCAAGATCTGATAAAGAGGAAGATGTTGCAGAATATATGGTTAAGATGTTGTCCAGATATCCAGAGTTGTTGGGCAGCAACCCAAATAGGAGACTAGGGGCCTCTTACACTCCAGATGAGCTTCAGGAACTTGAAAAGCAGTATGAAAAAGCTTTGAAGAGTTATATGAGCCTACGAGGGTTGCAAGATTTAGACAACCTGCTCAAAGGCAACAGAAGGTTTTCAATGGTCAAGGAAGGTGATGACACACAGGGCAAACAATATGTAGATGAGGACATGCTTATGAAAATCTTGGAATACTTAAACCAAGAAAAAGCAGACAAAATGAGAGATCATGGTGTTAAAAGGTCTATGGAAAATATGTAA